The following are encoded in a window of Ricinus communis isolate WT05 ecotype wild-type chromosome 4, ASM1957865v1, whole genome shotgun sequence genomic DNA:
- the LOC8278251 gene encoding protein-L-isoaspartate O-methyltransferase 1, with protein MPISPVIAYGCRNYYYVPVPPLKRILTYSFRKNHLHHNNSHRCFLLLLRTTTNFHPQFSTFNLIPRKLYCPFTGNSLFFRMERFFAGSGINKNKAMVEHLQHYGVISSRKVVEVMETIDRALFVPDGTQAYVDSPMPIGYNATISAPHMHATCLQLLEEHLKPGMHALDVGSGTGYLTACFAIMVGPQGRAVGVEHIPELVTSSVKNILKSAAAPLLKEGFLSVHIGDGRQGWPEFAPYDAIHVGAAAPEIPQALIDQLKPGGRMVIPVGNIFQDLKIIDKNQDGSISVRSETSVRYVPLTSRDAQLRG; from the exons atgccAATATCTCCAGTTATAGCGTATGGTTGCCGCAACTATTACTATGTCCCAGTCCCTCCTCTTAAACGCATCTTAACCTACTCTTTCCGTAAGAATCATCTTCATCACAACAACAGTCATCGctgctttcttcttcttcttcgcaCCACTACAAATTTCCATCCTCAGTTTTCTACTTTCAATCTCATCCCTCGAAAGCTCTATTGTCCCTTCACGGGTAACTCTCTCTTCTTCAGGATGGAG CGATTCTTTGCTGGAAGTGgcatcaataaaaataaagctatgGTAGAGCATTTGCAACATTATGGTGTGATCAGCTCAAGAAAGGTGGTTGAAGTAATGGAAACTATTGACAGGGCTTTGTTTGTACCAGATGGAACTCAAGCCTATGTTGATAGCCCTATGCCAATAGGATATAATGCCACTATTTCTGCACCTCATATGCATGCAACATGCCTTCAGTTGTTGGAGGAGCATCTAAAACCCGGCATGCATGCGTTAGATGTTGGCTCAG GTACTGGTTACTTGACAGCATGCTTTGCCATTATGGTTGGACCACAAGGCCGTGCTGTTGGTGTGGAACATATCCCAGAACTGGTTACTTCTTCAGtcaagaatattttaaaaagtgcGGCAGCTCCATTATTGAAAGAAGGTTTCCTCTCGGTGCATATTGGTG ATGGAAGACAAGGTTGGCCCGAGTTTGCACCTTATGATGCCATTCATGTTGGGGCAGCAGCACCAGAAATCCCGCAGGCACTTATTGATCAGTTGAAGCCTGGTGGCAGAATGGTGATTCCAGTTGGTAACATATTCCAGGATTTGAAGATCATCGACAAGAATCAGGATGGTTCTATTAGTGTCCGGAGTGAAACTTCTGTTCGTTATGTTCCTTTAACAAGCCGAGATGCCCAACTAAGGGGTTAA
- the LOC8278249 gene encoding leucine-rich repeat receptor-like serine/threonine/tyrosine-protein kinase SOBIR1 yields the protein MAFTPHSPFLSILILLSVVSLTSARVNLDNIDLNAFSVIHRDLGINSQRIPSATPCDNSAVFCERRLSKNNTYILKITRLIFKSQRLDGFLSPAIGRLSELKELSVPNNQLVDQLPSQIVDCKKLEILDLGNNEFSGQIPSELSKLLRLRVLDLSNNKFFGNLSFLKQFPNLEHLNLANNLFSGTVPKSIRSFRNLQFFDFSGNGFLEGRMPLMSKAEASGSQYPKRYVLAESSNKSTTAINKNVTSVEGPTSAQAPSPSTGNAPHKKKSGKRKLSGWILGFLAGAVAGSMSGFVFSVMFKLILATIRGGGKDSGPAIFSPHLIKKAENLAFLEKEDGLSNLELIGRGGCGEVYKAELPGSNGKMIAIKKIVQPPRDAAELTEEDTKLLNKKMRQIRSEINTVGQIRHRNLLPLLAHVSRPDCHCLVYEFMKNGSLQDILSDVEQGKRELDWLARHRIAIGVASGLEYLHTSHSPRIIHRDLKPANVLLDDDMEARIADFGLAKAMPDANTHVTTSNVAGTVGYIAPEYHQTLKFTDKCDIYSFGVLLGVLVMGKLPSDEFFQTTREMSLVKWMRNIMTSENPSQAIDPKMNGNGFEEQMLLVLKIACFCTLDDPRQRPNSKDIRCMLSQIKH from the coding sequence ATGGCTTTCACACCTCACAGCCCATTTCTCTCTATCCTTATTCTCCTCTCAGTCGTATCCCTCACATCTGCAAGAGTAAATCTCGACAATATAGACCTCAATGCCTTCTCAGTTATCCACAGAGACTTGGGAATCAACAGTCAACGCATCCCTTCTGCAACACCTTGTGACAACTCTGCCGTGTTCTGTGAGAGGAGACTCTCTAAGAATAACACCTATATTCTCAAAATCACTAGACTAATCTTTAAATCCCAACGTCTTGATGGGTTCTTGTCTCCGGCTATTGGCCGGTTATCAGAACTCAAAGAACTTTCTGTTCCAAACAACCAACTCGTTGACCAACTCCCCTCTCAGATTGTTGACTGCAAGAAACTCGAAATTCTTGACCTTGGAAACAACGAGTTTTCAGGCCAAATTCCTTCTGAATTATCGAAACTTTTACGTCTTCGTGTTCTTGATCTTTCTAACAACAAGTTCTTCGGGAATTTGAGTTTCTTGAAGCAATTCCCCAATCTTGAGCATCTCAACCTTGCAAACAATCTCTTTTCGGGGACAGTTCCAAAATCTATACGTTCATTTCGTAATCTTCAGTTCTTTGACTTCTCCGGCAATGGTTTTCTTGAAGGACGTATGCCTCTGATGAGCAAAGCTGAAGCTTCAGGATCTCAATACCCAAAACGTTATGTTTTGGCTGAGAGTAGCAACAAAAGCACAACTGCGATAAACAAAAACGTTACTTCTGTAGAAGGACCAACTTCTGCTCAAGCTCCCTCTCCTTCCACAGGAAATGCTCCTCACAAGAAAAAAAGTGGCAAAAGGAAGCTAAGTGGATGGATCCTTGGATTTCTTGCTGGTGCAGTAGCTGGAAGTATGTCTGGATTTGTATTCTCAGTGATGTTCAAGTTAATATTGGCAACGATAAGAGGTGGAGGAAAAGACTCAGGGCCAGCAATCTTCAGCCCACATCTTATTAAGAAAGCAGAGAATTTGGCTTTCTTGGAGAAAGAAGATGGTCTTTCTAACTTGGAATTGATTGGAAGAGGTGGATGCGGAGAAGTGTATAAAGCTGAGTTGCCTGGAAGTAACGGGAAGATGATTGCAATAAAAAAGATTGTTCAGCCTCCAAGAGATGCTGCAGAACTAACTGAAGAAGATACTAAGCTTTTGAACAAGAAAATGAGGCAAATTCGATCAGAGATCAATACTGTTGGTCAAATTCGACACAGGAATCTTCTTCCCCTCCTAGCTCATGTGTCCAGGCCTGACTGCCATTGCCTTGTTTATGAATTCATGAAGAACGGGAGTTTGCAAGATATATTGTCTGATGTTGAACAGGGTAAAAGAGAATTGGATTGGCTTGCTAGGCATAGGATTGCTATAGGAGTAGCATCGGGGCTTGAATATCTTCACACGAGTCATAGTCCACGCATCATTCATAGGGATTTGAAGCCAGCAAATGTCCTTCTTGATGATGACATGGAAGCTAGAATTGCGGATTTTGGACTAGCAAAGGCAATGCCAGATGCTAATACGCATGTTACAACTTCCAATGTTGCTGGAACTGTTGGATACATAGCaccagaatatcatcaaacactTAAATTCACGGACAAGTGTGACATATACAGCTTTGGGGTGCTACTTGGAGTTCTGGTAATGGGAAAGCTTCCATCCGATGAGTTCTTCCAGACCACTCGCGAAATGAGTCTAGTCAAGTGGATGAGGAACATCATGACCTCTGAAAATCCAAGCCAAGCAATCGATCCAAAGATGAACGGAAATGGGTTCGAGGAGCAAATGTTGCTGGTCCTGAAAATCGCTTGCTTTTGTACTTTGGATGACCCAAGACAAAGGCCTAACAGTAAGGATATCAGGTGTATGTTGTCTCAAATCAAACATTAG
- the LOC8277433 gene encoding protein MHF2 homolog isoform X1, which yields MEENTFDPDLIHAIFKVVWTRRALEREKNEATDAMDCEVGVGTSKKIRSTSANSNALKLSCELLRVFISEAVQRAATIAEAEGVSKIEATHLERILPQLLLDF from the exons ATGGAGGAGAACACATTTGATCCT GATTTGATTCACGCCATATTCAAAGTGGTATGGACCAGAAGGGCCCTCG AGCGCGAGAAAAATGAAGCAACTGATGCTATGGACTGCgag GTAGGAGTTGGAACATCTAAGAAGATTCGGTCCACTTCTG CTAATTCTAATGCACTGAAGTTGAGTTGTGAACTTCTCCGAGTTTTTATTTCAG AGGCTGTGCAACGTGCTGCTACAATTGCTGAAGCAGAGGGAGTCAGTAAGATTGAAGCGACTCATTTGGAAAGGATTCTCCCACAGTTACTTCTCGATTTTTGA
- the LOC8277433 gene encoding protein MHF2 homolog isoform X2: MEENTFDPDLIHAIFKVLITEIAEREKNEATDAMDCEVGVGTSKKIRSTSANSNALKLSCELLRVFISEAVQRAATIAEAEGVSKIEATHLERILPQLLLDF, translated from the exons ATGGAGGAGAACACATTTGATCCT GATTTGATTCACGCCATATTCAAAGTG TTAATTACTGAAATTGCAGAGCGCGAGAAAAATGAAGCAACTGATGCTATGGACTGCgag GTAGGAGTTGGAACATCTAAGAAGATTCGGTCCACTTCTG CTAATTCTAATGCACTGAAGTTGAGTTGTGAACTTCTCCGAGTTTTTATTTCAG AGGCTGTGCAACGTGCTGCTACAATTGCTGAAGCAGAGGGAGTCAGTAAGATTGAAGCGACTCATTTGGAAAGGATTCTCCCACAGTTACTTCTCGATTTTTGA
- the LOC8278247 gene encoding protein JINGUBANG yields MDSLQQLKHKCITTLKTPTPQINCLAVHNSLLYAASVNEINVFDLSNYTHINTFTTNSPTSGSIKSIAFHNTKVFTAHQDCKIRVWQVSHSSSKELHLVHTLPTVKDRLCNFLLPQNYVNVRRHKKRLWIEHWDTVSGLAMHGGLMYSVSWDKSLKIWDVNNNRCLESVLAHQDAVNTVAISDKGTVYTGSADGLIRVWKKVGRQRKHSLVTTLEKHKSTVNALALNGDGSVLFSGGCDRSIMVWERKEDVDEHGNEHNQMVFVEALCGHAGAILCLMNVGYLIVSGSSDQTVRVWQQYGKKNGYCCMVVLEGHERPVKSLVAASNNGLSLSICSGSLDGEIKVWEISAQT; encoded by the coding sequence ATGGATAGTCTGCAACAACTGAAACACAAATGCATCACTACTCTCAAAACTCCAACACCACAAATCAACTGTTTGGCAGTTCACAACAGCCTCCTTTATGCAGCTTCAGTCAATGAAATCAATGTCTTCGATTTATCAAACTATACCCACATCAATACATTCACTACAAACAGCCCAACTTCTGGTTCCATCAAATCCATAGCTTTCCACAATACAAAAGTCTTCACAGCTCATCAAGACTGCAAGATTAGAGTCTGGCAAGTCTCTCATTCATCATCCAAAGAACTTCACCTTGTACACACTCTCCCCACTGTAAAAGATAGGTTATGCAATTTCTTGCTGCCACAAAACTACGTTAATGTAAGACGTCACAAGAAACGGCTCTGGATTGAACATTGGGATACAGTTTCTGGGTTAGCTATGCATGGAGGGTTGATGTATTCAGTTTCTTGGGATAAGAGTCTTAAGATATGGGATGTTAATAATAATCGTTGTTTAGAGTCAGTATTAGCTCATCAAGATGCTGTTAATACGGTAGCTATATCTGATAAGGGAACTGTTTATACAGGTTCTGCTGATGGGTTGATTAGGGTATGGAAGAAAGTTGGCAGGCAAAGAAAGCATAGCTTGGTTACTACTTTAGAGAAGCATAAATCAACAGTGAATGCACTTGCATTGAATGGTGATGGATCAGTGCTGTTCTCTGGTGGCTGTGACCGTTCGATCATGGTGTGGGAGAGGAAGGAGGATGTTGATGAACATGGTAATGAACATAACCAGATGGTGTTTGTGGAGGCATTGTGTGGTCATGCGGGGGCTATATTGTGCTTGATGAATGTAGGTTATTTGATAGTAAGTGGATCATCAGATCAGACGGTGAGGGTTTGGCAACAATATGGGAAAAAGAATGGGTATTGTTGCATGGTGGTTTTGGAGGGGCATGAAAGGCCAGTTAAGTCACTGGTAGCAGCCTCTAATAATGGCTTATCCTTGTCGATTTGCAGCGGAAGCTTGGATGGAGAAATCAAAGTATGGGAGATCTCAGCTCAAACATGA
- the LOC8277428 gene encoding alpha/beta hydrolase domain-containing protein 17B encodes MGGVTSSMAAKFAFFPPNPPSYKLVTDDATGLLLLDHFPHRENVDVLRLPTRKGTEIVAVYVRYPMATSTLLYSHGNAADIGQMYELFIELSIHLRVNLMGYDYSGYGQSSGKPSEHHTYADIEAAYKCLEESYGTKQENVILYGQSVGSGPTLDLAARLPRLRAVVLHSPILSGLRVMYPVKRTYWFDIYKNIDKIPLVKCPVLVIHGTSDEVVDCSHGKQLWELCQEKYEPLWVKGGNHCDLELYPEYLRHLKKFISTVEKSPSRRNISRRSTDGIEQPRRSTDCFEAPRKSTDRREKPRKSTDRPEKMKFHEYKFTNIDKLEKLRISFDQMERSRRSVEYHDKSRRSIDLQLEKARKSVDWLDRIRAG; translated from the exons ATGGGAGGAGTGACTTCTTCTATGGCAGCTAAGTTTGCATTTTTCCCACCAAATCCTCCGTCTTACAAGCTAGTTACTGATGATGCCACTGGCCTTTTGCTTCTTGACCATTTCCCTCACCGTGAAAACGTAGACGTTTTGCGTTTGCCTACCAGGAAAGGAACTGAGATCGTTGCTGTTTATGTTAGATACCCTATGGCTACTTCTACTTTGCTTTATTCTCATGGAAATGCTGCTGATATTGGCCAGATGTATGAGCTTTTCATCGAATTGAGTATCCACTTGCGTGTTAATCTCATGGG GTACGACTACTCTGGCTATGGACAGTCATCAGGAAAG CCTAGTGAGCACCATACTTATGCTGATATTGAAGCTGCTTATAAGTGTCTTGAAGAGAGCTATGGTACCAAGCAGGAGAATGTCATCCTTTATGGCCAATCTGTTGGCAGTGGTCCTACTTTGGATCTTGCTGCTCGGTTACCACGTCTAAGAGCTGTAGTCCTACATAGTCCTATACTATCAGGACTAAGAGTCATGTATCCTGTGAAGCGCACATACTGGTTTGATATCTATAAg AACATAGACAAGATTCCATTGGTGAAGTGTCCTGTGCTAGTAATTCAT GGAACTTCTGATGAAGTAGTTGACTGTTCTCACGGCAAGCAGCTTTGGGAACTGTGCCAGGAGAAATATGAGCCATTGTGGGTCAAAGGAGGGAATCACTGTGACTTAGAGCTGTATCCAGAGTATCTTAGGCATCTGAAGAAGTTTATTTCAACAGTTGAGAAGTCACCTTCACGAAGAAATATTTCTAGGAGAAGTACAGATGGGATCGAACAGCCTAGAAGGAGCACCGACTGTTTTGAGGCTCCAAGGAAGAGTACGGATCGAAGGGAGAAACCGAGAAAAAGCACCGATAGACCagaaaaaatgaagtttcATGAATATAAGTTTACGAATATTGACAAGCTAGAGAAGTTAAGGATTTCGTTTGACCAAATGGAGAGGTCACGGAGAAGCGTGGAATACCATGATAAATCAAGAAGAAGCATCGACCTACAGCTAGAAAAAGCGAGAAAGAGTGTGGACTGGCTGGACAGGATCCGTGCTGGATGA
- the LOC8278245 gene encoding autophagy-related protein 16 isoform X2, protein MYREEVARKAIKHALKALRKRHLLEEGAHAPAIIALSRPIISQGSEWKEKAEALELELQQCYKAQSRLSEQLVVEVAETRASKASLQEKETVIADLEKELTQIREECSQLKEDLEEKFKALELVMSENDSLRVQYDALQMRLDEMTAKANSAEAENKMLVDRWMLQKMQDAERLNEANALYEEMVDRLRASGLEKLAQQQVDGVVRQSEEGAEFFMESTIPSACKHKITAHDGGCASILYEYNSGKLISGGQDRAIKMWDTTTGSLSRTLYGCLGSVLDLSITHDNRSIIAASSSNNLYVWDVSSGRARHTLTGHVDKVCAVDVSKISSRYVVSAAYDRTIKVWDLQKGYCTNTIVFPSNCNAICFSMDGQTICSGHVDGNLRLWDIQTGKRVGEVAAHSLAVTSISLSRNGNVVLTSGRDNVHNLFDMRSLEVCGTFRATGNRVASNWSRSCISPDDNYVAAGSADGSVHIWSVAKADIVSTLKEHTSSVLCCSWSGLGKPLATADKNGIIYTWT, encoded by the exons AT GTATCGAGAGGAGGTTGCGAGGAAGGCAATAAAGCACGCCTTAAAGGCGCTAAGGAAGCGGCATTTGCTCGAAGAAGGCGCTCATGCTCCTGCTATTATTGCCCTTTCCAGGCCCATTATCTCTCAG GGCTCAGAATGGAAAGAGAAAGCAGAAGCTTTGGAACTGGAACTTCAACAATGTTACAAAGCTCAATCTCGGTTATCGGAGCAACTAGTTGTGGAGGTAGCTGAGACAAGAGCATCAAAAGCTTCActgcaagaaaaagaaactgttATCGCTGATTTGGAAAAGGAGTTGACTCAAATAAG GGAGGAGTGCTCTCAGTTAAAGGAagatttagaagaaaaatttaaagctTTAGAATTGGTTATGAGTGAGAATGATTCACTTCGAGTGCAATATGATGCACTTCAAATGCGATTGGATGAGATGACTGCCAAAGCTAATAGCGCCGAAGCTGAAAATAAGATGTTAGTTGATCGTTGGATGCTCCAAAAGATGCAAGACGCTGAACGTCTTAATGAG GCTAATGCACTGTATGAAGAAATGGTTGATCGACTCAGGGCAAGTGGCTTAGAGAAACTTGCTCAGCAGCAAGTGGATGGCGTGGTGCGGCAAAGTGAAGAAGGTGCAGAGTTCTTTATGGAGTCGACCATTCCATCAGCATGCAAACACAAAATTACTGCTCATGACGGTGGGTGTGCTTCTATATTGTACGAGTATAACTCTGGCAAATTGATTAGTGGTGGACAGGATCGTGCAATCAAAATGTGGGATACAACTACTGGATCATTAAGCCGTACCCTTTATGGTTGTCTTGGCTCTGTTCTTGATCTTTCTATCACGCATGACAATAGATCTATCATTGCAGCTAGCAGCTCAAACAATTTGTATGTATGGGATGTAAGTTCAGGGCGTGCCCGTCACACTCTCACTGGCCATGTTGATAAAGTGTGTGCTGTAGATGTCAGCAAAATTTCAAGTCGTTATGTTGTCAGTGCTGCTTATGATCGTACTATAAAAGTGTGGGATTTGCAAAAAGGTTACTGCACCAACACGATTGTTTTCCCCAGCAACTGCAATGCTATTTGCTTCAGCATGGACGGACAGACCATTTGTTCGGGCCATGTTGATGGGAATCTTCGTCTGTGGGATATTCAAACAGGCAAGCGAGTCGGTGAAGTTGCTGCACATTCACTTGCTGTTACATCCATATCTTTATCTCGAAATGGAAATGTTGTGTTGACGAGTGGAAGAGATAACGTGCACAATTTATTTGACATGAGATCTTTGGAAGTTTGTGGCACATTTAGAGCAACTGGGAATAGAGTGGCATCTAACTGGAGTCGCTCTTGTATCAGTCCTGACGATAACTATGTTGCTGCTGGATCAGCTGATGGATCAGTACACATCTGGTCAGTAGCTAAAGCTGATATTGTGAGCACCCTGAAGGAACACACTTCTTCTGTACTTTGTTGTTCTTGGAGTGGACTTGGCAAACCATTAGCCACCGCTGATAAGAATGGAATTATTTATACCTGGACCTGA
- the LOC8278245 gene encoding autophagy-related protein 16 isoform X1, translated as MNIFRYREEVARKAIKHALKALRKRHLLEEGAHAPAIIALSRPIISQGSEWKEKAEALELELQQCYKAQSRLSEQLVVEVAETRASKASLQEKETVIADLEKELTQIREECSQLKEDLEEKFKALELVMSENDSLRVQYDALQMRLDEMTAKANSAEAENKMLVDRWMLQKMQDAERLNEANALYEEMVDRLRASGLEKLAQQQVDGVVRQSEEGAEFFMESTIPSACKHKITAHDGGCASILYEYNSGKLISGGQDRAIKMWDTTTGSLSRTLYGCLGSVLDLSITHDNRSIIAASSSNNLYVWDVSSGRARHTLTGHVDKVCAVDVSKISSRYVVSAAYDRTIKVWDLQKGYCTNTIVFPSNCNAICFSMDGQTICSGHVDGNLRLWDIQTGKRVGEVAAHSLAVTSISLSRNGNVVLTSGRDNVHNLFDMRSLEVCGTFRATGNRVASNWSRSCISPDDNYVAAGSADGSVHIWSVAKADIVSTLKEHTSSVLCCSWSGLGKPLATADKNGIIYTWT; from the exons ATGAATATTTTTAGGTATCGAGAGGAGGTTGCGAGGAAGGCAATAAAGCACGCCTTAAAGGCGCTAAGGAAGCGGCATTTGCTCGAAGAAGGCGCTCATGCTCCTGCTATTATTGCCCTTTCCAGGCCCATTATCTCTCAG GGCTCAGAATGGAAAGAGAAAGCAGAAGCTTTGGAACTGGAACTTCAACAATGTTACAAAGCTCAATCTCGGTTATCGGAGCAACTAGTTGTGGAGGTAGCTGAGACAAGAGCATCAAAAGCTTCActgcaagaaaaagaaactgttATCGCTGATTTGGAAAAGGAGTTGACTCAAATAAG GGAGGAGTGCTCTCAGTTAAAGGAagatttagaagaaaaatttaaagctTTAGAATTGGTTATGAGTGAGAATGATTCACTTCGAGTGCAATATGATGCACTTCAAATGCGATTGGATGAGATGACTGCCAAAGCTAATAGCGCCGAAGCTGAAAATAAGATGTTAGTTGATCGTTGGATGCTCCAAAAGATGCAAGACGCTGAACGTCTTAATGAG GCTAATGCACTGTATGAAGAAATGGTTGATCGACTCAGGGCAAGTGGCTTAGAGAAACTTGCTCAGCAGCAAGTGGATGGCGTGGTGCGGCAAAGTGAAGAAGGTGCAGAGTTCTTTATGGAGTCGACCATTCCATCAGCATGCAAACACAAAATTACTGCTCATGACGGTGGGTGTGCTTCTATATTGTACGAGTATAACTCTGGCAAATTGATTAGTGGTGGACAGGATCGTGCAATCAAAATGTGGGATACAACTACTGGATCATTAAGCCGTACCCTTTATGGTTGTCTTGGCTCTGTTCTTGATCTTTCTATCACGCATGACAATAGATCTATCATTGCAGCTAGCAGCTCAAACAATTTGTATGTATGGGATGTAAGTTCAGGGCGTGCCCGTCACACTCTCACTGGCCATGTTGATAAAGTGTGTGCTGTAGATGTCAGCAAAATTTCAAGTCGTTATGTTGTCAGTGCTGCTTATGATCGTACTATAAAAGTGTGGGATTTGCAAAAAGGTTACTGCACCAACACGATTGTTTTCCCCAGCAACTGCAATGCTATTTGCTTCAGCATGGACGGACAGACCATTTGTTCGGGCCATGTTGATGGGAATCTTCGTCTGTGGGATATTCAAACAGGCAAGCGAGTCGGTGAAGTTGCTGCACATTCACTTGCTGTTACATCCATATCTTTATCTCGAAATGGAAATGTTGTGTTGACGAGTGGAAGAGATAACGTGCACAATTTATTTGACATGAGATCTTTGGAAGTTTGTGGCACATTTAGAGCAACTGGGAATAGAGTGGCATCTAACTGGAGTCGCTCTTGTATCAGTCCTGACGATAACTATGTTGCTGCTGGATCAGCTGATGGATCAGTACACATCTGGTCAGTAGCTAAAGCTGATATTGTGAGCACCCTGAAGGAACACACTTCTTCTGTACTTTGTTGTTCTTGGAGTGGACTTGGCAAACCATTAGCCACCGCTGATAAGAATGGAATTATTTATACCTGGACCTGA